The Akkermansia sp. RCC_12PD genome contains the following window.
TCAGGATGGCGGGGGAAATCAGGGGCTCGATGTCTTGAATGCGTACGTCGTCTGTTTTGAACCAGTTCATGTCTGGGACTTATTGAGGGGTTTTTGATAGGGGTTGAAAAGAAAAAAATACGGTTTGGAGCCAGTATGCCTGAATAATCGCAGGGCCTTCCGGCGGCATGCCGGAAAGCCCTTTTAAAAAGAATGAACCCATTCGGAAACGAACGGATCACGAATGCGTTACCAGGACGTTACATTGTCATCCGTAAATTCCTGATTGTTGATATGTCCGTCTTCCGTGCTGCCCTGCTTGTCCTTGCCCACGCTGTAAACGGCCACGTTCTTGGTAACCATGCGGGAACCCACCTGGACGCGGGGGGAACGGTCGTCCGGATTGGCATTCAGAACAATGTGGTAGGGAGATTCCCATGGGTCTATCAGGCTCACGCGTCCGCGGCTCTCAAAAAACAGGCCGGGAGCGCCTTCCACGTCCGTGGTGGTGGTGTTGAAGTAGGCAGTCTTCTTGGGATTGAGCTTCCTGTCTTCATCTCCACGGTCCATGTGATTCGTCAGAATGCTCATGATGCGGCTGTCGTCGTCCAGAGCGGTGGTCAGGTAATACTGGCCGTCCTTGCGGGCCTTCCTGCTCATTTCCCGACCGGTCCAGGCTACGGGGGGCCGGCCGTTGTCCATCATGTAATTTTCTATGGCTGTCTGCAATCCGTTGCAGTCGCTCCGCGCCGTGGTAACGCGGGATTTTTCCATCACGCCGTTCACCACGATCATGGAGATGCCGGCCAGCGTCAGGATAATGGCAATCACCACGAGCAATTCAATCAGCGTGAATCCCTTGGATTTACGGTTCAGAAAAGGTGCTTTCATACTTTGCCAAGAGTACCGCAATTACGATTGAGGGCAAGCGGAAAACTTGCCGGGCGCCCAATTTCAAAAGGCGCTTCCCGGCTATCCGGAAACACACGCCGTTGCCTTATGCAAAAACATCCCCGGCAGACAAAAAATCATGCCGGGGATATTTGGAAAAGCAAACTTCTATTGCTGAGGCGCCGGAGGCGTTTCGGGAGCCGGAGCCCCGGGAGTATCGGAAACGGGCGTTTCACTGGCGGCGGCCGCTTCAGCCTCTGCGGCGCGCCTGCGCAATTCCTCCTGCTGAAGCTCTTCAGGAGTCTTGACGGGGACGGAAGCTTCCTGTTTGGCGGCGGCTTCCTGCATTTCCGGACTCAGCAAACTTTCGGAACTCTTGACATGCTGGCGGTTGATCAGCA
Protein-coding sequences here:
- a CDS encoding prepilin-type N-terminal cleavage/methylation domain-containing protein encodes the protein MKAPFLNRKSKGFTLIELLVVIAIILTLAGISMIVVNGVMEKSRVTTARSDCNGLQTAIENYMMDNGRPPVAWTGREMSRKARKDGQYYLTTALDDDSRIMSILTNHMDRGDEDRKLNPKKTAYFNTTTTDVEGAPGLFFESRGRVSLIDPWESPYHIVLNANPDDRSPRVQVGSRMVTKNVAVYSVGKDKQGSTEDGHINNQEFTDDNVTSW